In the Pieris napi chromosome 19, ilPieNapi1.2, whole genome shotgun sequence genome, one interval contains:
- the LOC125059096 gene encoding polyprenol reductase, translated as MLNILDLGFLSLAFMVTFTGFLINHYEKHVPAFIIKGFKYGAFAYQGSGANYLHIIEVPKALYRHFYAFSSIFSISTLVYAVLVYYYEFTVHKYLLFILKLILEQDEASVSAAAVCIALSLLTLQCLRRCYETYFLQVFAKDSKMNLSHYIAGLVHYFAVIVAAVGQGPLFCGSQDREKIVWIDRRTKFLSIPCILIFTWAFYEQYKTNIIFANLRKDKSGNVITETHKIPHGRLFNHISSPHRFCEIIIYTVLIALIPTKTYFCIYLWVLCNQIQTAIHAHVWYKNTFKEYPLKRDAIFPGIL; from the exons atgttaaatattctCGATCTAGGTTTTCTTAGCTTAGCCTTTATGGTTACCTTTACCGGTTTCCTTATTAATCATTATGAAAAGCACGTCCCGGCATTTATCATAAAAGGATTTAAATACGGTGCTTTTGCGTATCAAGGTTCTGGTGCTAATTACTTACATATAATCGAAGTTCCAAAGGCACTTTACAGACATTTTTATGCTTTCTCCTCtatatttagtatttcaaCTTTAGTGTATGCAGTTTTAGTATATTACTATGAATTTACTGTCCATAAATATTTACTGTTTATCTTGAAGCTGATTTTGGAACAGGATGAAGCATCTG TATCTGCTGCAGCTGTATGCATAGCATTGTCCCTTCTGACTTTGCAATGCTTAAGAAGGTGTTATGAGACATATTTCCTACAAGTCTTTGCCAAGGACAGTAAGATGAACTTAAGCCACTACATAGCTGGGCTTGTTCATTATTTTGCTGTCATTGTTGCAGCAGTAGGACAAGGCCCTTTATTTTGTG GTAGTCAAGATAGAGAAAAAATTGTGTGGATTGATAGAAGAACAAAATTTTTGTCAATTCCATGCATATTGATTTTTACATGGGCATTTTATGAAcagtataaaacaaacattatttttgcAAATTTGAGAAAGGACAAATCAGGAAATGTTATAACAGAAACCCATAAAATACCCCATGGACGGTTATTTAATCACATTTCTAGCCCACATCGATTTTGTGAGATTATAATCTATACAGTATTAATAGCCTTAATAcctacaaaaacatatttttgcaTTTATTTGTGGGTCTTATGCAATCAG ATTCAGACTGCTATCCATGCACATGTttggtataaaaatacatttaaagagTATCCCTTGAAGCGAGATGCTATTTTTCCAGGAATTCTATAG